One Anopheles marshallii chromosome 3, idAnoMarsDA_429_01, whole genome shotgun sequence genomic region harbors:
- the LOC128714245 gene encoding nascent polypeptide-associated complex subunit alpha, muscle-specific form-like — protein MQSTRVKEKVHLRMVRSGCYENRQLKAIAFCTLLAVSTLLPVTDALKFKSRSKTSSSSSSSSSRVSKPSTSSSSSSSYSNPGSLSYSNYQAKPAPKPSAPVEPSNTRNIGWNVNSQAKPAGSVAQPAVNKPPPYPVQSSVAKPPYPVQQGAVKPPYPVQQVAPVQSSAPKPLYPVQATHNTHQTHAGAPPPPYSQGPPPPYSAANNPNLNSRFNEAPPMYTPGNQGFRAPGQPGFGQPGTFGQPAYGQPGAVGGFGQPGGFGQPMGGYGQPMGGFGGGGYHPPAGGFSAPHGTFQGGGYAPPVNYAPAPSFPIAAIPAGAYKPQSSGIGVGGIAAGVGTGLLAGAAGSALYNALRPEDRGRYHERGSVTIINNIPAAPAAAPAASEGVVSAAASPVPVAAAAAPAPLAPAPAAAAPAAVPAILPVAGVPPVQPASAGPDGQASVPLAPMPNTTDDANAQASTPSPPASPGVPDAPVILNQNATTTEAEQQQPTVNGTESMTPLAQAPVEMAPVETTTVNPNAKQYIPPPGQYYPATGQYVPPGEYDPATGIFTPGRYIPDTSIFQSGLYDPLTQMFTPGRYETDGQFIPDPNHPSLSLAPNDGEQPVTPVVAPVASQPEPVTPAVASQLKTTSGASMKTVSLLTALGALIVSESFRQIVGF, from the coding sequence ATGCAAAGTACGCGCGTGAAGGAGAAAGTGCATCTGAGGATGGTGCGTAGTGGATGTTACGAAAATAGGCAGCTAAAGGCGATTGCCTTCTGTACGCTGTTGGCCGTTTCCACCTTGCTGCCGGTGACCGATGCGTTGAAGTTTAAAAGTCGCAGCAAAACTTCATCCtcttcgtcatcgtcgtcgagTCGTGTTTCGAAACCAAGCACCTCGTCTTCGTCCTCGTCCAGCTATAGCAATCCGGGTAGCTTGAGCTACAGTAACTACCAAGCGAAACCAGCGCCGAAACCGTCGGCTCCGGTTGAACCGTCGAACACGCGCAATATTGGATGGAATGTAAACAGTCAGGCAAAGCCCGCGGGTTCCGTGGCACAGCCAGCGGTTAACAAGCCACCGCCGTACCCGGTACAGTCGAGTGTGGCGAAGCCTCCGTATCCGGTTCAGCAGGGTGCTGTGAAACCTCCATATCCCGTACAGCAGGTTGCTCCGGTACAGTCGAGCGCTCCGAAGCCTCTCTATCCGGTACAGGCTACACACAACACGCACCAGACGCACGCAGGAGctccaccgccaccgtacTCGCAGGGACCGCCACCACCGTATTCGGCCGCTAACAATCCGAACTTGAATTCGCGCTTCAACGAAGCGCCACCGATGTATACTCCGGGAAATCAAGGCTTTAGGGCACCGGGTCAGCCAGGCTTCGGACAGCCGGGAACCTTTGGTCAACCAGCGTACGGTCAGCCAGGAGCAGTGGGTGGTTTTGGACAACCGGGAGGATTTGGGCAACCGATGGGAGGATATGGACAACCGATGGGAGGTTTCGGAGGTGGTGGTTATCATCCTCCGGCGGGTGGATTCAGTGCACCGCATGGTACCTTCCAGGGTGGTGGTTATGCACCTCCGGTAAATTATGCCCCCGCGCCATCGTTCCCTATTGCGGCCATTCCGGCCGGTGCGTACAAACCACAAAGCTCCGGTATTGGTGTCGGTGGCATTGCAGCTGGTGTTGGAACGGGTTTGTTGGCAGGAGCGGCTGGTTCCGCGCTTTACAATGCGCTTCGCCCAGAGGATCGTGGACGGTACCATGAGAGAGGTAGTGTAACGATCATTAATAATATACCAGCGGCCCCTGCTGCTGCCCCTGCTGCATCGGAAGGAGTCGTTTCGGCAGCTGCCTCTCCGGTTCCTGTCGCTGCAGCTGCAGCTCCTGCTCCTTTGGCtccagctccagcagcagcagcaccagcagcggtACCTGCAATCCTACCAGTAGCTGGAGTACCTCCAGTTCAACCAGCATCCGCTGGCCCCGATGGTCAAGCATCCGTACCACTCGCTCCAATGCCCAACACGACTGACGACGCCAATGCGCAGGCTTCAACACCATCACCGCCAGCATCACCCGGTGTCCCCGATGCTCCGGTTATTCTAAATCAAAACGCCACTACGACCGAAGCAGAACAGCAACAGCCAACAGTAAACGGAACCGAATCGATGACTCCACTAGCGCAGGCACCGGTTGAAATGGCACCTGTCGAAACGACCACTGTGAATCCCAACGCTAAGCAATATATTCCACCACCTGGTCAGTATTATCCGGCCACCGGGCAGTATGTGCCCCCGGGTGAGTATGATCCGGCAACGGGAATCTTCACGCCAGGACGATACATCCCAGACACGAGCATCTTCCAGTCCGGCCTGTACGATCCATTGACGCAGATGTTTACTCCGGGTCGGTACGAAACCGACGGACAGTTTATTCCGGACCCGAACCATCCTTCACTGTCGCTGGCACCGAACGATGGCGAACAACCTGTTACTCCTGTAGTCGCCCCAGTTGCATCCCAGCCGGAACCGGTTACACCAGCCGTTGCATCACAGCTGAAAACTACGAGCGGCGCTAGCATGAAGACGGTATCGCTACTAACGGCGCTTGGAGCTTTGATCGTGTCGGAAAGCTTCCGTCAGATCGTAGGCTTTTAG